GGGCGGGTTCGTCCCGGCCCACGACTCCGGAGCGGGCGTGAACGTACCGGCCGGCGGTGGCGGGGTCGCCGGGGCAAAGCCGGGGCCGGCGGTGAGCACGGCGCTCGGGGTGTCCGAGGCTCGGTCGCTCCCTGCCTCCGAGCCCCCGTCGGCGGAGCAGCCCGCCGTGGTGAGGAGCAGGCCGAGCAGCGCCCCGGCGAGCAGCCCGGGTGAGGGACGCGATGACTCAGGACGCCTGGTGGGCACGTGGTTTCCTCTGCTGGGCAACGGGTCTGGCGGTACGTCGGGCAACGAGACGGCGTTCATTGTGCCCACCTCGCAGCGGCACGTCGGGACCACCTCGACGCCGGTGCCGGCGGTTGGCCGGACGTTCGCGCTGCGTCCCCCAGTCGTTCGTGAGACCTCGGGAAGGTGACGCGCCCCCGCTCAGATTGAGGTTCCCTTCCGTGGCTGTCGTCCTCCGCCGGTGCTCTGCCGGCGTCCTGCTCCTCCTGCTCGTCCTCGCTCTCGTCCTGGCCGGGGGTCGCGCCGAGGCCCACGGCTTCAGCTCCGTCGTCTACGCCGACGTCACCTCGCCGCAGAGCGGCACCGTGCGCGTCGCCCTCGAGCTCGAGTACGACCTGCTCGTCGTCTCGGCCGCCGACGCCCAGGGCGACGACGACCTCTTCGAGGAGGGTGACGGCGCGTGGCAGGACGGCGACCTCCCCGGCCAGGTCCGGGCGCTGCGCGACCACAGCAGCACGGTGCTCGACTACGTGACCGCACGGTTCACGGTGACCGCCGACGGGCGGTCGTGCACCCCCGCGCTGCACGGCGACTACACGGTCGGGCTGCGCGACGTGCCCTACGCCCACCTGACCCTCGACTACACGTGCCCCCAGGCCGACGAGCACGAGATCGCCACCAGCCTGTTCCCTGACTCCGAGGGCTACGTCAAGGGCACCAAGGCCGTCGTGACCTACGACCTCGACCTGCGCGAGGGCAGCGCCGCCCTCGACCCCGAGCGACCCTCGTTCTCGACGCACCAGACCACCGCCGAGCGGTTCTGGGACTTCTTCCGCCTCGGCGCCGAGCACCTGCTCGGCGGCCTGGACCACCTGCTGTTCCTCGCTGCCCTCATCGTCGGGTCGCGGCGCCTGCGCGAGGTCGTGCTCGCCGCATCCGCCTTCACCCTGGCCCACTCGGTCACCTTCGTGCTGGCGGCCCTCGGCCTGGTGACGGTGCCGGCCGGGCTGGTGGAGCCGGTCATCGCGCTCTCCATCGCGGTGGTGGCCGGATGGCACCTGGTGGCGCTCGTACGCCGCGGCCGGTCCGCGACCGACCTCGACACCTCCTCGAGCAGCCACCTCAGCCTCGACCGCTCCGGGTGGGGTCGCCTGGCCGTGGTCTTCTCGTTCGGGCTCGTGCACGGGCTGGGGTTCGCCGGGGCCCTCGGCATCGACGCCGCCTGGTCGTGGACCCTGCTGTGGTCGCTGCTGGTCTTCAACATCGGCATCGAGACGGTGCAGCTCGGCCTGATCGTCGTGACCTTCCCGCTGCTGGTCCTGGTCCGGCGCCGCTCGCCCACCGCCGCCCTGTGGCTGACCGGGACCGTCGCGGCCGTGGTCACGGTGATGGGCCTGATCTGGTTCGTGCAGCGGGTCGCGGCGTCCTGACACACCGGTCGGATCGACCGACCGGCCCGCAGTGGTGGTTGTCGCCCGCAACCGTCGACTGCCGACCCATCGTGCGCCGCACGTCGTTCACCTGCCCGCCATCGCGCGCCGCCACGGTGGATCGGCTCGGGCGGTTCGTCCGCAGCACCCTCCTCCAGTTCTGAAAGGGACTTCCTTGATGAAGCTCCACACTGCGACGGCCGGGGCCGGCCGTCGTCGCATCGCGGCCGCCGCGGTCGCGCTCACCGTGGGCATCGGTGGCCTCGGCATCCTCAACCTGCCGAACGCCGAGGCCGACGACACCGCCGCCGACGTCACCGACGTCGTCCTGACCGTCGGGGCCACCACCTCCGAGCGCGTCATCTCCTGGTCCGGCAGCACCGTCGGACCCCAGGGCGTCCAGTACGCCCCCACCAGCACGCTGACCGGCGGCGCCTTCCCGAGCACCGCCGTCACCCTGCCGGGACAGGTCGCTGCGAACACCAGCGGAGCGGCCGCGGGCTACGCCAGCCCCACGCAGGAGGTCGCGAACGGCTACGCCGTGCTCTCGGACCTCACGCCGAGCACCGAGTACTCCTACCGGGTCGGCAGCGACGGGCACTGGTCGGCGACCTACACCTTCAAGACCACCGCCCCCACCGGCGACTTCGACTTCCTCTTCTTCGGCGACCCGCAGATCGGCTCCTCCGGCGACACCACGCGCGACGGCCAGGGCTGGGCGCACACCATGGACGTCGCCTCCGACCTCGACCCCGACGCCGAGCTCTACGTGTCCGGCGGCGACCAGGTCAACACCGCCGACCGCGAGACCGAGTGGGACGCGTTCCTCAGCCCCGACGAGCTCCGCTCCACCCCGTGGGCGGCGACGATCGGCAACCACGACGTCGGCAAGAAGAACTACGAGCAGCACTTCCACGTGCCCAACTCGGACAAGTCGGGCGAGTACTACGCCAACGGTGACGCGTCGTCCAACACCTCCGGTGGCGACTACTACTACGTCTACAAGGACGTGCTGTTCATCGACATCAACTCGAACAGCTACCAGGTCAGCGGCAGCGGGACCGGCACCGGCGACGCCGCCCACATCAACTACGTCTCCGACGTCATCGCCGACCACGGCGACGAGGCGAAGTGGACGGTGCTCGTCTACCACCACTCGATCTACTCCCCGGCCGACCACGCCAACGACGGTGACAACGCCAAGCGCCGTATCGACTTCCCCAAGGCGTTCTCCCGACTGGGCGTCAACCTGGTCCTCCAGGGGCACGACCACTCCTACTCGCGCAGCTACCTCATCAACCGCGGCAAGAAGGCCGACGCGGCCGAGCAGCCGAAGGCCAACGACGTGTTCGCCGGCCCCGGTGGCGTGCTCTACGTGACCGCCAACTCGGCCTCGGGGTCGAAGTACTACGACCTGACCGAGCCCGACACGTCGGCCAACGCCGGCGACTACGGCCCCGACCCGCTCGACGCGGGCGACCCGGACCAGGACGGCCACGTCCGGCACTGGGCCAACTCGGTGGAGAACCAGGAGCACGTCCCCACCTACGTCCGCATCGGTGTGACGGACAAGAAGCTGACCGTCTCCAACATCCGCAGCGGCGAGTGCGACGGCAGCACCCCCAACCCGGCCGTCGAGCGCGGCACCGTCGGGGAGAAGTGGTGCGGCACGGCCGACAACACCCTGACCCTCAACGGCACCACCTACACCGCCGGCAAGAACCCCCGCGGCGGCGTCGGCACCACCGTCGACCAGGTCAACATCCACCGGGTCCTCTCGGCCCCGGCGTCGGCCGCCATCACCGGCACGCCGACGGTGGGCCGCACGCTGACCGCCACGGTCAGCGGCGCCTGGCCGAAGGGCACCACGGCGACGTACACCTGGAAGGCCGACGGCGTCACCCTCGCCGGCCACGGTGCCTCGATCGTCCTGAGCCCGTCGCAGCTCGGCAAGAAGATCACCGTCGCCGTCACCGGCAACAACGACCTCTACGAGAGCGCCACGGTGACCGCACCGGCGACCACCGTGGTGACGGCCGGCACGCTCACGGCGGCCACCCCCCGCATCCAGGGGACCGTCCGTGTCGGGCAGAGGCTGACCGCCGTCCCGGGCACCTGGACCTACGGCACGACGCTCGCCTACCGCTGGTACGCCGACGGCAAGGCGATCGCGGGCGCGACGTCGCGGACCCTCCAGCTCGGCACCGGGGTGACCGGCAAGCGGATCACCGTGCGCGTGACCGGCAAGCACGCCGGCTACGTCACGGTGGTCAAGACCAGCGCGGCGACGGGCAAGGTCGCCAAGCGCTGAGCACCACCCGCAGCACCACCTGACAGCCGGGCCCGGCAGCGTTCGACGCTGCCGGGCCCGTCTGCTTCGTCACTGCGTCGTCAGGCTCGGCCGGCGCGGGCCAGCAGCTCCTCGAACGGCGTGGGCTCGGCCAGCTCGGCCTCGACCGTGCGACGCCGGGCGCGGGTCGCGTCGGGTCCGGAGACCCCGGCGCCGAGCTTGCCCACCAGGGTCGCGAGCTCTCCGGCCGCCCGGGCGATGCGCGCGTCGAGGTCGGTGCCAGCAGTGCCGAAGTCGTCGGTGGCGGCGAAGACGCCGGTCGGGACGACGACCGCGTGCAGGTAGGAGAACAGCGGTCGCAGCACGTGGTCGAGGACCAGCGAGTGCCGGGCGGTGCCGGCCGTCGCGGCGATCAGCACCGGCGTCGCGTCGAGGGCGCCCTGGTCGAGGACGTCGAAGAACGTCTTGAAAAGCCCGGAGTACGACGCGCTGAACACCGGCGTGACCGCGATGACGCCGTCGGCGTCGCGCACCTGCGCGAGGGCCTCGGCCAGCCGCGGCGACGGGAACCCGGTCAGCAGGTGGTCGGTGAGGTCGTGGGCGAGGTCGCGCAGCTCCACGTGGACGACCTCGACCTCCTCGAGGGCCTCGACGGTGGCGTCGGTCAGGCGGTCGGCGAGCAGCCGCGTCGACGAGGGGTTCGAGAGCCCGGCGGAGACGACGACCACGGTGCTCATGCGGACACCGGCTCACCGGTGGGGACCTGACCGGTCACGTCGTCGACGGCGTGCACGGTCGTGTCGTGCGCACCGCCGGCCGCGACGACCAGCGAACCGTGGGTGGGCGCGTCCGGCACGTGCGCCGGGCGCCCCTCGGCGAAGCCGGCCCGCATGGCGGGCAGGATCTCGCCGAGCAGGTCGAGCTGCTCGAGGACGGTCTTGAGCGGCAGGCCGGCGTGGTCGATCAGGAACAGCTGGCGCTGGTAGTCACCGGCGTACTCCCGGAAGGACAGCGTCCGCTCGAGCACCTGCTGCGGCGAGCCGACGGTCAGCGGCGTCTGGCTGGTGAAGTCCTCGAGCGAGGGCCCGTGCCCGTAGACCGGGGCGTTGTCGAAGTAGGGGCGGAACTCGCGCACGGCGTCCTGGCTGTTGCGGCGCATGAAGAACTGCCCGCCCAGGCCGACGATCGCGGTGTCGGCCGGGCCGTGGCCGTAGTGCTCCCAGCGGCTGCGGTAGAGGTCGACCATCTGCGCGGTGTGCGAGGCCGGCCAGAAGATGTGGTTGTGGAAGAGCCCGTCGCCGTAGTAGGCCGCCTGCTCGGCGATCTCAGGGCTGCGGATCGACCCGTGCCACACGAACGGCGGTACGCCGTCCAGCGGCCGGGGCGTGGAGGTGTAGCCCTGGAGCGGGGTCCGGAACCGACCGGACCAGTCGACGACGTCCTCGCGCCACAGACGGTGCAGCAGCGCGTAGTTCTCGATGGCGAGGTTGATGCCCTGGCGGATGTCCTTGCCGAACCACGGGTAGACCGGCCCGGTGTTGCCGCGACCCATCATCAGGTCGACCCGACCGTCGGTGAGGTGCTGGATCTTGGCGTAGTCCTCCGCGATGAGGACCGGGTCGGTGGTCGTGATCAGCGTGGTCGCCGTCGACAGCACGATCCGCTCGGTCTGGGCCCCGATGTAGGCGAGCGTCGCGGTGGGGTTGGACGAGACGAACGGCGGGTTGTGGTGCTCGCCGGTCGCGAAGACGTCCAGGCCCACCTCCTCGGCCTTGAGGGCGATCGCCACCGTGGCCTTGATGCGCTCGTGCTCGGAGGGGGTGCGGCCCGTGGTGGGGTCGGCGGTGACGTCGCCGACGGAGAAGATGCCGATCTGCATGATGACCTCCCGGAGGGTGCTCGCGCCGCCCGGACCGGGAGCGCTGGTGTCGCTCGGCCCAACCTAGGTGACGCGTCAACTATTCCGTGACGCCGGGCTGGTGGCAGGATGGCATGACACGATCCGACTTCCGGGTCCTGGCAAGCGGAGGACGTGATGGCTCGACTGGACGAGGTCGGTGCCGCGGCGGCCCGCGACGCCGGCGGCATCGACCCCGGGCTCCTCGGCGACTTCCTGTCGATCGTCGTCGAGGCCGCCGCCTCGGGCCGGCGCCTGCGGCGCGGGGAGCTGAGGGCCTGCGGCGAGCGCGGTGCCGCCGCGGCCCTGGTCGGCGTCCCCCTCCGGGCGCTGGTCGACCTCTACCTCTCCGCGTGCTGGCGGCTGTGGGAGGAGCTCGACACCGGCGCGGACGTCGCCCAGGTGCGCGCCTCCGCCCTGGCGGTCCTGCGGGCCGCCGACGACGCCGTGGCGGCGCTGGCCGAGGGGTTCCAGCTGGCCCGCAACGACGTGTCCCGTCAGCAGGAGTCGACCCGCCACGACGTCTTCGACCTGCTGCTGGCCGGTGGCCCGACGGCGGTCGAGGCGACCGGCCGGGCCGCCGACCTCGGGCTCGACCTGACCAGCCCCCACGCGGTCCTGGTCGCCCGGCACGACCTCACCTTCGACCACCCGTCACTGACCTCGGTCCCCCGCCGGCTGGAGACTGCACTGAGCGGCCGCCACGGTGACACCTCTCCGCTGGTCGCGACCCGCAACGGCCTCCTCGTGTGCATCTTCGCCGCGCCCGACCAGAGGAGCGTCACGCTGGTCGGCGAGCGTCTCGCCGGGGTGCTCGACTCCGTCGCCCCGCCGGCCCGCGGGTCGGGACGGCCACGCGCCTGGCAGGCCGCGGTCGGGCGGACCCAGCCGGGTGCCGCCGCGGTCCGGGTGTCCTACGAGCAGGCCAACAGCGCGCTCGACCTGGCCGACCGGCTCGGCCTGGAGGACGCCGTGGTCGACTCCGGCACGCTGGTGGTCTACGAGGTGCTACTGCGCGACCGCGCCGCGATCGACGAGCTCATCGCGTCGGTGCTGGGACCGCTCAAGGGCGCGCCGGGCGGCGCGACCACCATGCTCGAGACCCTCGAGGCCTACTTCGCCAGCGGCGGCGTCACCACCGCCACCGCGACCCGGCTCAACCTCTCGGTGCGGGCCGTCACCTACCGGCTGCAGCGGATCGGGGAGGTGCTCGGCCTGGACCCCACCGACCCCGCGCACCGCTTCACCCTGCACGCCGCCGTGCTCGGGGCTCGGCTGCTCGACGTGTTCTGACCGATCCGTCCCGGCCGATACCGGCGGCGTTGCCGGATGTCGGCAATGTGCGAGGTCGAAGTCGTCCCGCTTTCGACCTCGTTCGAGGGCTCCGGCCGGCCGAGACTGGAGAGGTATCCCGACCACCTCGAAGAGGAGACCATCGTGCACGACGTACCCGTCTGGCTGTGGGGCGTGTTCGCCGCCACCGTCGTCATCGCCCTGGCCATCGACCTGCTGGCCCACCGCGACGCCCATGTCATCGGCTTCAAGGAAGCCGCCCGTTGGAGCGTCGGCTGGGTGGGGCTCGCGATCGTCTTCGGCATCGTGGTCTTCGCCGTGGTCGGACGCGACGCCGGCGTCGAGTACACGACCGCCTGGTTGCTGGAGAAGAGCCTCTCGGTCGACAACCTCTTCGTCTTCGCCCTGATCTTCGGCTACTTCAAGGTCCCGGCGCAGTACCAGCACCGGGTGCTGTTCTACGGCGTCATCGGCGCCCTGGTGTTCCGCGGCATCTTCCTGGCCCTCGGCGTCGCCGTGGTCAGCCAGTTCACCGCCATCCTCTTCGTCTTCGCCGCGATCCTGCTCTACAGCGCCTACAAGCTGATCAAGGGTGACGACGACGACTACGACCCCAGCACCAGCCTGGCCCTGCGCCTGATGCGCAAGATCGTCCCGATGAGCGACGAGTACCACGGCACGAAGTTCTTCATCAAGGAGGCCGGCAAGCGCGTCGGTACCCCCATGCTCGCCGTCGTGGTCGCCATCGAGGCGGCCGACCTGCTGTTCGCCGTCGACAGCGTGCCCGCCGTGCTCGCGGTGAGCGACGACGCGTTCATCGTCTACACCTCCAACGCCTTCGCCATCCTGGGCCTGCGGGCGCTCTACTTCCTGCTCTCGGGCCTGCTCGACCGGTTCCACTACCTCGGCACCGGCCTGGCCCTGATCCTCGCCTTCATCGGCGTCAAGCTGATCCTGCAGGCGGCCCACAAGACCATCGACACCTCCATCCCGGAGATCCCCTCCCTGGTCAGCCTGGGCGTGATCGTCGTGGTCCTCGCCGGCTCGGTCGGGCTCAGCTTCCTGCGCCCCAAGGCCGAGGAGCCGGCGGACGCCGACCCCCTGGCCGGCCCCGAGCACGCCGGCGACCAGCCGACCGAGGTCGAGCCCCGCTGACCTGAGGCACCCAGCACGACGAACAGCCCCCGACCGGCATCACGCCGGTCGGGGGCTGTCGTGCGTCTCGGGTGGTGTCGGGTGGTGTCGGGCTAGGCGACCTGGTCGACGACCGGCGCGGGACCCGGGGCCGGGGTGGTCAGCAGGACCGGCGGCGCCGGCGCCGCCATGCGCGGCGGCTCCAGCCGAGCCAGGAGCAGGATCAGGAAGAAGCCGCCGGCGAGGATGCCGCCGATGAGGAGGAGGATCTGGTCCAGGTCCTGGCCCATGAGGTCACTGTGTCTTTCCGGTCAGCGGCCGAGTCCGCGCTGATGAGGTGCGCCCGCGAGGCGGGGCGCACGACGATGTCGGACAAGTTTCTCCCAGGCCCTTGACTTTCATGACGCCCCTACGGGTGAGATCCCCGCTGCGGGGCGCCGGGCCAGCCGGCCGGTCGTTCACGCGATGGTCTCGTCCTCGCCGCTGCCGAGGGTGTCGACGGCTTCCCGGAGGTCGTCTCCGGTTCACCCGTCGTCCCTACGTTCCTGGAGGTTCTCGACCCTCCCGCCCAGGAAAGCAGCTGCATGATCACCTCCCCTCGGCGTGGCTCACGCACGCCACGTCTCGTCCCCACGGCCCTGGCCACGTCGCTCGCCGCCGCGCTCGCGGTCGGCGGTCTGGCCTCGACGGCACCGGCTGGTGCCGCGACGACCGCCCCGGCGGCCGCCGCTGCCCGGGCGACGACCGACTACACCGACCTGGTCAACCCGTTCATGTCCACGCAGGGCGACAACGGGCAGAACATCCCCGGCGCCCAGGTGCCGCACGGCCTGGCCAAGCCCAACCCGATGACCGCGCCGGGCCGCACCCACTCGGGCTACGACTACGCGCAGGGCAACATCCGGGGCTTCACGCTGACCAACCTCGACGGAGTCGGCGGGTCGGGCGGCGGGGGCGACCTGCTCGTCGTACCGACCTACACCGGCTACACCGCGCGACCCGCGAGCAGCACCTACGCGCTCCCCTTCTCCCACGACGACGAGAGCGCCGAGCCCGGCTACTACCAGGTCGGGCTGAAGGCCCCCCAGGGCACGATCGAGGCCGAGCTGACCGCCACGGTGCGCAGCGGCCTCGAGCGGTTCACCTTCCCCACGGCCGGCAAGGCCTCGCTCGTGCTCGACCTGCAGAACAACTTCACCGGCCGCCTGGCCTCCGACCTGGCGGTCGAGAAGCTCGCCGACGGCCGCGCCGAGCTCTTCGGCAGCGTCACCGGCACCTTCAACGGCTACAACTACAAGCTCTACTACGACGCCGTCACCAGCGCGCCCGTGACCAGCGTGAAGACCTGGGGCGAGGGTGCGGCCTTCGGCCCGACCACGCGGCGT
The Nocardioides plantarum genome window above contains:
- a CDS encoding PucR family transcriptional regulator; translated protein: MARLDEVGAAAARDAGGIDPGLLGDFLSIVVEAAASGRRLRRGELRACGERGAAAALVGVPLRALVDLYLSACWRLWEELDTGADVAQVRASALAVLRAADDAVAALAEGFQLARNDVSRQQESTRHDVFDLLLAGGPTAVEATGRAADLGLDLTSPHAVLVARHDLTFDHPSLTSVPRRLETALSGRHGDTSPLVATRNGLLVCIFAAPDQRSVTLVGERLAGVLDSVAPPARGSGRPRAWQAAVGRTQPGAAAVRVSYEQANSALDLADRLGLEDAVVDSGTLVVYEVLLRDRAAIDELIASVLGPLKGAPGGATTMLETLEAYFASGGVTTATATRLNLSVRAVTYRLQRIGEVLGLDPTDPAHRFTLHAAVLGARLLDVF
- a CDS encoding fibronectin type III domain-containing protein; amino-acid sequence: MKLHTATAGAGRRRIAAAAVALTVGIGGLGILNLPNAEADDTAADVTDVVLTVGATTSERVISWSGSTVGPQGVQYAPTSTLTGGAFPSTAVTLPGQVAANTSGAAAGYASPTQEVANGYAVLSDLTPSTEYSYRVGSDGHWSATYTFKTTAPTGDFDFLFFGDPQIGSSGDTTRDGQGWAHTMDVASDLDPDAELYVSGGDQVNTADRETEWDAFLSPDELRSTPWAATIGNHDVGKKNYEQHFHVPNSDKSGEYYANGDASSNTSGGDYYYVYKDVLFIDINSNSYQVSGSGTGTGDAAHINYVSDVIADHGDEAKWTVLVYHHSIYSPADHANDGDNAKRRIDFPKAFSRLGVNLVLQGHDHSYSRSYLINRGKKADAAEQPKANDVFAGPGGVLYVTANSASGSKYYDLTEPDTSANAGDYGPDPLDAGDPDQDGHVRHWANSVENQEHVPTYVRIGVTDKKLTVSNIRSGECDGSTPNPAVERGTVGEKWCGTADNTLTLNGTTYTAGKNPRGGVGTTVDQVNIHRVLSAPASAAITGTPTVGRTLTATVSGAWPKGTTATYTWKADGVTLAGHGASIVLSPSQLGKKITVAVTGNNDLYESATVTAPATTVVTAGTLTAATPRIQGTVRVGQRLTAVPGTWTYGTTLAYRWYADGKAIAGATSRTLQLGTGVTGKRITVRVTGKHAGYVTVVKTSAATGKVAKR
- a CDS encoding TerC family protein, which gives rise to MHDVPVWLWGVFAATVVIALAIDLLAHRDAHVIGFKEAARWSVGWVGLAIVFGIVVFAVVGRDAGVEYTTAWLLEKSLSVDNLFVFALIFGYFKVPAQYQHRVLFYGVIGALVFRGIFLALGVAVVSQFTAILFVFAAILLYSAYKLIKGDDDDYDPSTSLALRLMRKIVPMSDEYHGTKFFIKEAGKRVGTPMLAVVVAIEAADLLFAVDSVPAVLAVSDDAFIVYTSNAFAILGLRALYFLLSGLLDRFHYLGTGLALILAFIGVKLILQAAHKTIDTSIPEIPSLVSLGVIVVVLAGSVGLSFLRPKAEEPADADPLAGPEHAGDQPTEVEPR
- a CDS encoding LLM class flavin-dependent oxidoreductase, whose product is MQIGIFSVGDVTADPTTGRTPSEHERIKATVAIALKAEEVGLDVFATGEHHNPPFVSSNPTATLAYIGAQTERIVLSTATTLITTTDPVLIAEDYAKIQHLTDGRVDLMMGRGNTGPVYPWFGKDIRQGINLAIENYALLHRLWREDVVDWSGRFRTPLQGYTSTPRPLDGVPPFVWHGSIRSPEIAEQAAYYGDGLFHNHIFWPASHTAQMVDLYRSRWEHYGHGPADTAIVGLGGQFFMRRNSQDAVREFRPYFDNAPVYGHGPSLEDFTSQTPLTVGSPQQVLERTLSFREYAGDYQRQLFLIDHAGLPLKTVLEQLDLLGEILPAMRAGFAEGRPAHVPDAPTHGSLVVAAGGAHDTTVHAVDDVTGQVPTGEPVSA
- a CDS encoding FMN reductase, producing the protein MSTVVVVSAGLSNPSSTRLLADRLTDATVEALEEVEVVHVELRDLAHDLTDHLLTGFPSPRLAEALAQVRDADGVIAVTPVFSASYSGLFKTFFDVLDQGALDATPVLIAATAGTARHSLVLDHVLRPLFSYLHAVVVPTGVFAATDDFGTAGTDLDARIARAAGELATLVGKLGAGVSGPDATRARRRTVEAELAEPTPFEELLARAGRA
- a CDS encoding HupE/UreJ family protein is translated as MAVVLRRCSAGVLLLLLVLALVLAGGRAEAHGFSSVVYADVTSPQSGTVRVALELEYDLLVVSAADAQGDDDLFEEGDGAWQDGDLPGQVRALRDHSSTVLDYVTARFTVTADGRSCTPALHGDYTVGLRDVPYAHLTLDYTCPQADEHEIATSLFPDSEGYVKGTKAVVTYDLDLREGSAALDPERPSFSTHQTTAERFWDFFRLGAEHLLGGLDHLLFLAALIVGSRRLREVVLAASAFTLAHSVTFVLAALGLVTVPAGLVEPVIALSIAVVAGWHLVALVRRGRSATDLDTSSSSHLSLDRSGWGRLAVVFSFGLVHGLGFAGALGIDAAWSWTLLWSLLVFNIGIETVQLGLIVVTFPLLVLVRRRSPTAALWLTGTVAAVVTVMGLIWFVQRVAAS